The following proteins are co-located in the Bosea sp. AS-1 genome:
- a CDS encoding patatin-like phospholipase family protein: MAATIILIGSTLSGCVLTHDRAPVPAGLAASAQIGQVKLARTWGDQFTPEARALIDHQYDSLKSAMQSPQFPRASRRRADFLAISGGGSDGAYAAGVLVGWTEKGDRPHFEVVTGVSTGALAAPFAFLGSRYDGQLEQIFTLYGDGDIYTNLGLIGVVGRSLYDSKPLRSLIGRYLTEHVVDAIAAEYRIGRRLLIQTTNIDAQRPVIWDISAIAASERPDRREIMIDVLLASAAIPAVFPPVRIDVEALGRTTQELHIDGGTVSQLLFAPPGVGLNAFERRHFGRVRDRRLFVILNGKLAPDFAVTEESALKIARRAIATIVKYQSIADLTRLDAQARAAGAQLRFTAIPREFSAIANSEFDREYMQRLFALGRRVGRQGTWSSHPSSTPGVAMRSQHAS; encoded by the coding sequence CCCGCCGGGCTGGCCGCGTCGGCACAGATCGGACAGGTCAAGTTGGCGCGCACCTGGGGAGACCAATTCACGCCGGAGGCACGGGCTCTCATCGACCACCAATATGACAGCCTGAAATCCGCGATGCAGTCCCCGCAATTCCCTCGGGCTTCCCGTCGCAGGGCCGATTTCCTCGCAATCTCAGGAGGAGGTTCGGACGGCGCTTACGCCGCAGGCGTTCTGGTCGGCTGGACTGAGAAGGGGGACCGTCCCCATTTCGAGGTCGTCACCGGGGTCAGCACCGGAGCCCTTGCGGCGCCATTCGCGTTTCTCGGGTCTCGATACGACGGGCAACTGGAGCAGATTTTTACGCTCTACGGCGACGGTGACATCTATACCAATCTCGGTCTGATCGGCGTCGTCGGGCGGAGTCTGTACGACAGCAAGCCGCTGCGCTCGTTGATCGGACGATATCTGACCGAACATGTGGTCGACGCAATCGCTGCCGAATATCGGATCGGTCGCCGGCTGCTGATCCAGACCACGAACATCGATGCGCAGCGCCCGGTCATCTGGGATATTTCGGCCATAGCTGCGAGCGAACGCCCGGATCGCAGAGAGATCATGATCGACGTTCTGCTGGCCTCCGCCGCCATTCCCGCGGTCTTTCCGCCCGTTCGGATCGATGTTGAGGCATTAGGCAGGACGACGCAGGAACTCCATATCGATGGCGGCACCGTCTCGCAGCTCTTATTTGCTCCGCCCGGCGTCGGTCTCAATGCGTTCGAACGACGTCATTTCGGACGCGTGCGCGACCGGCGCCTCTTCGTCATTCTCAATGGAAAGCTGGCACCGGATTTTGCGGTCACGGAGGAGAGCGCGCTGAAAATCGCCCGACGGGCTATCGCAACGATCGTGAAATACCAGTCGATCGCGGATCTGACGCGCCTCGACGCCCAGGCAAGAGCAGCCGGAGCTCAGCTGCGTTTCACGGCGATCCCGCGCGAGTTTTCTGCAATCGCGAACTCGGAGTTTGATCGGGAGTACATGCAACGCCTGTTCGCACTGGGCCGCCGGGTTGGACGACAAGGCACCTGGAGTTCGCACCCGTCATCGACTCCAGGTGTTGCGATGCGCTCACAGCATGCATCCTGA
- a CDS encoding SPW repeat protein: protein MRNKELSKGPEWINLVLGAVLACASIMNAGSQLAAWNAAVTGGLIICFSAIALYRNQSSAARYNLILGSWAVVAPLALGFGAIATPMWLHVGLGLSVAVIAASQIMSSRSARPAPFK, encoded by the coding sequence ATGAGAAACAAAGAACTGAGCAAGGGCCCGGAGTGGATTAACTTGGTCCTCGGAGCCGTTCTGGCTTGCGCCTCAATTATGAACGCCGGATCACAGCTGGCTGCGTGGAATGCGGCCGTCACCGGCGGATTGATCATATGTTTTTCGGCGATCGCACTCTATCGAAACCAGAGTAGCGCCGCCCGCTATAATCTCATCCTAGGCTCCTGGGCGGTAGTTGCTCCTTTGGCGCTGGGATTTGGCGCCATAGCAACTCCAATGTGGCTGCATGTCGGGTTGGGGCTCTCCGTCGCGGTAATCGCGGCGTCTCAAATCATGTCCTCTCGCAGCGCGCGCCCTGCTCCGTTCAAATGA
- a CDS encoding SDR family NAD(P)-dependent oxidoreductase, with protein MPCLQKPLGTPFNAFTKAEEVARDHDLSGKTAIVTGGASNLGRETVRVLASKGASVIVPARDQGAARRDLSGIPRVEIMPLDLLDPRSIRDFAAAFLGRKTALDLLILSAGVMATPLFRDDNGHEGQLATNHIGHFRLTTALWPALRSANGARVVVLSSRGHQLGGLDLGDLDFEHRPYDKWLAYGQAKTANALFAVSLDLRGLNHGVRVFSVHPGSILGPLARHLTREEIDSFGALNKDGTAVVDPARDMKTAEQGAATTIWCATASELAGFGGVYCEDCDIAPLEEDARFGVRPFAVDPAAAEALWARTRLWTGSDLPA; from the coding sequence ATGCCTTGCCTCCAGAAGCCCCTCGGCACCCCGTTCAATGCCTTCACGAAAGCTGAAGAGGTTGCGCGCGATCACGACCTCTCCGGAAAGACCGCCATCGTGACCGGAGGCGCGTCGAATCTGGGCCGCGAGACGGTGCGGGTTCTCGCGTCGAAAGGAGCGAGTGTCATTGTCCCCGCCCGCGATCAGGGGGCTGCACGACGCGATTTGTCAGGTATTCCGCGGGTGGAAATCATGCCCTTGGACCTGCTCGATCCGAGGTCGATACGGGACTTTGCCGCAGCTTTCCTCGGCCGGAAGACTGCCCTTGACCTGCTCATTCTCAGCGCCGGTGTCATGGCTACACCGTTGTTCCGGGACGACAACGGGCATGAGGGACAATTGGCCACCAACCATATCGGCCATTTTCGCCTGACGACGGCGTTGTGGCCCGCCTTGCGCTCGGCCAATGGCGCCCGTGTCGTCGTACTATCGTCGCGCGGGCACCAACTCGGGGGCCTCGATCTCGGTGATCTCGATTTCGAGCACCGTCCTTACGATAAGTGGCTCGCCTATGGTCAGGCGAAAACGGCAAACGCGCTTTTTGCGGTCTCCCTCGATCTGCGCGGGCTCAACCATGGTGTCAGGGTGTTCTCTGTCCATCCCGGATCGATCCTCGGACCGCTGGCGCGGCATCTGACCCGCGAGGAGATCGACTCCTTCGGAGCGTTGAACAAGGACGGCACTGCCGTGGTCGATCCCGCCCGGGACATGAAGACCGCGGAACAGGGAGCGGCGACGACGATCTGGTGTGCCACCGCGTCAGAGCTGGCGGGCTTTGGGGGTGTGTATTGTGAGGACTGCGACATTGCCCCGCTTGAGGAAGATGCCCGTTTCGGCGTGCGCCCCTTTGCCGTCGATCCGGCTGCCGCCGAAGCTCTGTGGGCTCGCACAAGGCTATGGACGGGCAGTGACTTGCCTGCCTGA
- a CDS encoding HlyD family secretion protein: MTLPRKKIAGLSLCFAAVAAVAGGWARSSSEKIFTDNAYVRGDVTSLAPKVAGYVTIVEVEDNQAVRRGEILFRIDDRDYRARLAQAVANVEAAQARVTNVDAEIQLQHALIRQAEAHYRSAEAELSLARRGWDRRSELVQRGAVSQAQLDEAEAARSRAEAGVSAGTATTEAQRQRLVVLAAQREAATASVAQAQAARELAQIDLDNTVVRAPIDGVVGNRQIRVGRLVAPGVALLDLVPVTDLWIVANFKETQIAHIQTGQRLHITVDGYPDEVFQGTVDSFAPGSGSSFSLLPADNATGNFVRVVQRVPVKIRFIDYPPAGRLVPGLSARVSIDLSDAR, from the coding sequence GTGACCCTGCCCAGGAAGAAAATCGCCGGACTGTCGCTATGCTTTGCTGCCGTGGCAGCGGTCGCGGGCGGCTGGGCACGGAGCTCGAGCGAAAAAATCTTCACGGACAATGCTTATGTTAGGGGAGACGTGACATCGCTTGCGCCGAAGGTCGCCGGCTATGTCACGATCGTCGAGGTGGAAGACAATCAGGCCGTCCGCAGGGGCGAAATACTGTTCCGGATAGACGACCGGGATTATCGCGCGCGGCTGGCGCAAGCTGTCGCCAATGTCGAGGCCGCGCAGGCCCGCGTTACCAATGTCGATGCCGAAATCCAGCTCCAGCATGCTCTCATTCGACAGGCTGAGGCGCATTATCGATCGGCTGAGGCGGAACTGAGCCTGGCGCGGCGAGGCTGGGATCGCCGCAGCGAGCTCGTTCAACGTGGAGCTGTCAGCCAGGCGCAACTCGACGAGGCTGAAGCCGCACGATCGCGAGCCGAAGCAGGTGTGTCGGCGGGCACCGCGACGACGGAGGCGCAGCGGCAGCGTCTGGTTGTTCTGGCCGCTCAGCGCGAGGCCGCAACAGCCTCCGTAGCGCAGGCGCAGGCGGCGCGTGAGCTGGCGCAGATCGATCTCGACAACACTGTTGTCCGTGCGCCGATCGATGGCGTGGTCGGCAATCGCCAGATCCGTGTCGGAAGGCTCGTCGCCCCCGGAGTAGCGCTTCTGGATCTGGTTCCGGTGACCGATTTATGGATCGTGGCGAATTTCAAGGAGACGCAGATCGCGCACATCCAGACGGGGCAGCGGTTGCATATCACGGTCGACGGCTATCCTGACGAAGTTTTCCAGGGCACCGTTGACAGCTTTGCCCCCGGCAGCGGCTCCTCCTTCAGCCTTCTGCCCGCTGACAACGCTACCGGGAATTTCGTCCGCGTCGTGCAACGGGTACCGGTCAAGATTCGCTTTATCGACTATCCGCCAGCCGGCCGCCTCGTCCCCGGCCTCTCGGCTCGCGTCTCGATTGATTTGTCGGACGCGAGATGA
- a CDS encoding TetR/AcrR family transcriptional regulator, giving the protein MNASKEEQSSVRREALLRAAAEEFFERGYVATSIDAIIMRAGGSKRNIYNEFGNKEGLFLALVQENADAALSSLEFDEIDSPDLRETLIRFGRNLLAVYMSPTLIGIYRTIVTEANRFPDLARSFYERGPDRATRRLAGVLEAAKQRGEIESDDTLQLAGHFVGMIRDNLHLQVILGLRSPPSVDEARQAVISAVEVFLHGVFRRNSAQMADRADTPLGIGDAG; this is encoded by the coding sequence GTGAATGCATCGAAAGAAGAGCAATCGAGCGTGCGCCGGGAGGCGCTGCTCAGGGCAGCGGCCGAGGAGTTCTTCGAGCGCGGGTACGTCGCGACGAGCATCGACGCGATCATAATGCGCGCTGGCGGATCGAAACGTAATATCTACAACGAGTTCGGCAACAAGGAGGGGCTCTTTCTGGCCCTCGTGCAGGAGAATGCGGATGCAGCGCTCTCCTCTTTGGAGTTTGACGAAATCGATAGCCCCGATCTGCGTGAAACATTGATCAGGTTCGGCCGGAACCTGCTGGCCGTCTACATGTCGCCTACCCTGATCGGCATCTACCGCACCATCGTCACGGAGGCCAACCGCTTCCCTGATCTTGCCAGATCCTTCTACGAGCGCGGCCCGGACCGCGCTACACGGCGACTTGCGGGCGTCCTCGAGGCCGCGAAGCAGCGGGGAGAGATCGAATCGGACGACACCCTGCAGCTGGCGGGCCATTTTGTCGGGATGATCCGCGACAATCTGCATCTGCAGGTCATTCTCGGCCTGCGCTCCCCGCCATCGGTCGACGAAGCTCGGCAGGCCGTGATCTCGGCCGTCGAAGTCTTCCTGCACGGTGTGTTTCGGCGGAACTCTGCGCAGATGGCCGATCGTGCCGATACGCCTCTCGGCATTGGTGATGCCGGATAG
- a CDS encoding MFS transporter, which yields MTVLLPRIISDRNHVVSGTLMVAGILLTTLAEAITGTILSLGRNNIIGDIHATPDEFAWLDVGYTTSKLIAFTTAHALSSRIEVRRLLVGASLLMGLACAVAPATTRLDLLIALRIAQGFSGGTLLVAGQTLLFIAYPRRFQPILQALFAMGAVVAPATAAPALQGWLLDIQSWSWVFFCAVPFALAGAGILMLAESPQSTGGAKRPFDWLGIVLISTAQFCFSYVLSQGSRWNWFEEPRIGWLSGLGAVAFVGFILQQAAAKDRGLLTFTCFRSQDFLFAFIVSFVAGAALFGSAYLIPAFAASVLGFTPTAAGQLLLPSGAPFIAALLVAAVLMQFRRIPPIATVPFGILMVMTAMWMLSGSTSESGTADMMSAVLLRGFGLGFLFLSITLIAFGNLGRHALASGIGIFNMGRQVGGLIGVAALQTLIDRNLVANATVLNAHISSGSLAVNERLTAVATMLSGKGLDTAAAVQGARSLLGKAVAVQSTVIAFNTAFIAVALLFVAAVPVLVAVKIALVRFNKRPPRRDS from the coding sequence ATGACCGTGCTCCTTCCCAGGATCATCTCCGATCGCAACCACGTCGTGTCCGGCACGTTGATGGTTGCGGGCATCTTGCTGACGACGCTGGCAGAAGCAATCACGGGCACGATTCTCTCGCTGGGGCGCAACAATATCATCGGAGACATTCATGCGACGCCCGACGAGTTCGCGTGGCTCGATGTTGGCTACACGACATCAAAGCTGATCGCCTTCACGACCGCCCATGCGCTGTCCAGCCGGATCGAGGTGCGTCGCCTGCTGGTAGGGGCGAGCCTGCTGATGGGGCTCGCCTGCGCCGTCGCCCCCGCCACCACCCGCCTGGACCTTCTGATAGCACTACGGATCGCGCAGGGCTTTTCAGGCGGCACTCTGCTCGTCGCGGGACAAACGCTCCTTTTCATCGCGTATCCGCGCCGCTTTCAGCCCATCCTGCAGGCTCTGTTTGCCATGGGAGCGGTCGTCGCGCCTGCTACGGCGGCGCCCGCTCTTCAGGGCTGGTTGCTCGACATTCAATCGTGGAGCTGGGTTTTCTTCTGTGCCGTACCGTTCGCCCTGGCGGGAGCCGGTATCCTCATGCTCGCGGAAAGCCCCCAGAGCACTGGCGGCGCCAAACGCCCTTTCGATTGGCTTGGCATCGTTCTTATTTCCACTGCCCAATTCTGCTTCTCCTACGTTCTTAGCCAGGGTAGTCGCTGGAACTGGTTCGAAGAACCGAGGATAGGATGGCTGAGTGGGCTCGGTGCGGTGGCCTTTGTCGGTTTCATCCTGCAGCAGGCGGCGGCGAAGGATAGAGGGCTACTCACCTTCACCTGTTTTCGATCCCAGGATTTTCTTTTCGCCTTCATCGTCAGCTTCGTGGCCGGGGCGGCGCTTTTCGGAAGCGCTTATCTCATTCCCGCTTTCGCAGCGTCCGTCCTGGGGTTCACGCCGACAGCTGCGGGGCAACTCCTGCTGCCGAGCGGCGCGCCCTTCATCGCCGCGCTTCTCGTTGCGGCCGTGCTCATGCAGTTCCGCCGAATTCCGCCGATCGCCACCGTGCCATTCGGAATCCTCATGGTCATGACGGCAATGTGGATGCTGTCCGGTTCGACCAGCGAAAGTGGCACCGCCGATATGATGTCGGCGGTTCTGCTGCGCGGCTTCGGTCTTGGCTTTCTTTTCCTGTCGATCACGCTGATCGCCTTCGGCAATCTCGGTCGCCATGCCCTCGCTTCCGGCATCGGCATCTTCAATATGGGCCGACAGGTCGGCGGCCTGATAGGCGTCGCCGCGCTCCAGACGCTGATCGACCGGAACCTTGTCGCCAATGCCACTGTGCTCAATGCTCATATCAGTTCGGGGAGCCTAGCGGTAAACGAGCGGCTGACAGCCGTGGCGACCATGCTCTCCGGGAAGGGGCTGGACACTGCGGCTGCCGTCCAAGGCGCCAGAAGCCTGTTGGGTAAGGCAGTCGCAGTGCAATCAACCGTGATCGCATTCAACACGGCCTTCATCGCAGTGGCTTTACTATTTGTGGCCGCAGTTCCGGTACTCGTCGCTGTTAAGATCGCGCTCGTCCGGTTCAACAAGCGACCACCGAGACGGGACAGTTGA
- a CDS encoding AraC family transcriptional regulator produces the protein MSLVEDPLSQLLDVVDAHAAMSTGLVAQGRWAIDVLPTRALKCNIVKEGRCLLQIGDQQWELGAGDCFLVGPNLAFVIASERGVLPRPAADIFGGSAKRTYAQLLSGAGPIFRCLSGRLMLSGIAFLREALPPVVIIRAGHQAAGRLRWLVETLEEELLSDTPGAAAMAKQIMQIIFIEVLRNAPDGPIGHWLAALSDPKIGMALRAIHQDPGRNWRLADLATISHLSRAQFSARFRSSLGRAPMEYVRHWRMALAQKALKDPGSAIATVAAQAGYSSQSSFTYAFQRTMGTTPLRTRRGV, from the coding sequence ATGTCGCTCGTCGAAGACCCCCTTTCTCAACTCCTGGACGTGGTCGATGCCCACGCAGCGATGTCGACGGGCCTCGTGGCACAAGGCCGCTGGGCCATCGATGTCCTTCCAACGCGCGCGCTCAAGTGCAACATCGTCAAGGAGGGCCGCTGTCTCCTTCAAATTGGTGACCAGCAATGGGAGCTGGGGGCCGGCGACTGCTTTCTGGTTGGCCCCAACCTGGCGTTCGTTATCGCAAGCGAACGCGGCGTCCTGCCCAGACCCGCGGCCGATATCTTCGGGGGCTCAGCCAAGCGCACATATGCCCAACTGCTTTCGGGAGCCGGCCCCATATTTCGGTGCCTCAGCGGTCGTTTGATGCTTTCCGGTATTGCGTTCCTGCGAGAGGCGCTGCCACCGGTCGTCATCATCCGCGCGGGCCACCAAGCCGCGGGGCGCCTGCGCTGGCTCGTCGAAACGCTCGAGGAAGAGCTTCTTTCCGATACTCCCGGCGCGGCGGCAATGGCGAAGCAGATCATGCAGATAATTTTCATCGAGGTGCTGCGAAATGCACCGGACGGCCCGATCGGCCATTGGCTCGCGGCCTTATCCGATCCCAAAATCGGGATGGCCTTGAGAGCGATACACCAGGATCCCGGGCGCAACTGGCGACTGGCGGACCTCGCGACCATCAGCCACCTTTCACGGGCTCAGTTTTCCGCTCGTTTCCGTTCGTCCCTGGGCCGCGCACCGATGGAATATGTCAGACACTGGCGCATGGCACTGGCGCAGAAGGCACTGAAGGACCCAGGTTCCGCCATCGCAACCGTAGCTGCGCAAGCGGGCTATAGTTCTCAGAGCTCGTTCACTTACGCCTTTCAGCGGACGATGGGAACGACGCCGCTTCGAACAAGACGAGGTGTGTAA